One genomic segment of Verrucomicrobiota bacterium includes these proteins:
- the ispG gene encoding (E)-4-hydroxy-3-methylbut-2-enyl-diphosphate synthase: MIMSYCQNPFVYNRRKTREVVVGTPGQGGVFMGAHHPIVVQSMITSDTMDTKASVGQCLDLVKAGCEIVRITAPTVKDAANLENIVKILRDQGCLVPIVADIHFKPDAAMEAVKWVEAIRVNPGNYADKKKFAVMEYTDEEYQRELDRIEEAYKPLVLKCIELKRAIRIGTNHGSLSDRIMNRFGDTPRGMVESALEFARISRKYGFHNFNFSMKSSNPKVMIEAYRLLVRILDEQGPDWNYPLHLGVTEAGDGEDGRIKSAIGIGSLLDDGIGDTIRVSLTEDAVYEIPVALDLIKKYNDRLESPASKEPLPVLNITESRDPYSYQRRATQQIVAGNMPIGGEQTVRVEVEIPESASDLNGVLAQFSRLRADELAFAEIINLKISSAADIEGLKTIRAQSKVPLSVSVGDQKQFAFDALAHVDKVNFQASKNWSQDEFRKLISQAHASNKVLQIEIGDGQITQAEEFLQIAQKEVFHLVSVAVNGVRDFAPIPAHRIMAAWLQEKGYPYPIQLIFDGDTSENPLLDTSTVFGSLLCDGFGDSVRFGGSLDALERTRISYNILQAAGCRSVKTDYVACPSCGRTLFNLQTTTARIKSATSHLKGVKIAVMGCIVNGPGEMADADFGYVGGAPGKINLYVGKTAVKFNIPEDESVQLLIDLIKEHQKWVEAPVKKQVAEEVAG; this comes from the coding sequence TAAAACCCGTGAAGTCGTAGTCGGCACTCCCGGACAAGGGGGAGTCTTTATGGGGGCGCACCACCCGATAGTCGTCCAGTCGATGATCACCAGTGATACGATGGATACCAAAGCCTCGGTCGGACAATGTCTCGACTTGGTGAAAGCCGGTTGTGAAATCGTCAGGATCACGGCCCCTACAGTCAAAGATGCGGCAAATCTTGAAAATATTGTCAAAATCCTCCGCGACCAGGGTTGTCTCGTGCCGATCGTCGCTGACATTCATTTTAAACCCGATGCGGCCATGGAAGCCGTCAAATGGGTCGAGGCGATCCGGGTAAATCCGGGTAACTACGCTGATAAAAAGAAATTTGCAGTCATGGAATATACCGATGAGGAATACCAACGGGAACTCGACCGCATCGAGGAGGCTTACAAACCCCTCGTCCTGAAATGTATCGAGCTTAAACGCGCCATCCGGATCGGGACAAATCACGGTTCGCTCTCGGATCGGATCATGAACCGGTTCGGCGACACCCCGCGCGGCATGGTCGAGAGTGCGTTGGAATTCGCCCGGATTTCGAGGAAATACGGGTTCCACAATTTTAATTTCTCGATGAAATCCTCGAATCCCAAGGTGATGATCGAGGCTTACCGTCTACTGGTCAGGATCCTGGATGAGCAAGGCCCGGATTGGAATTACCCGCTGCACCTCGGAGTGACGGAGGCCGGGGACGGGGAAGACGGACGTATCAAGAGCGCGATCGGGATTGGATCCCTCTTGGATGACGGCATCGGCGACACGATCCGGGTTTCCCTCACGGAAGATGCGGTTTATGAAATTCCCGTCGCCCTGGACCTGATAAAAAAATATAATGACCGACTGGAGTCTCCTGCCAGCAAGGAACCCTTGCCCGTACTGAATATCACCGAGTCGCGTGATCCTTATTCTTATCAACGCCGGGCTACCCAGCAAATTGTCGCGGGGAATATGCCTATCGGAGGGGAACAAACCGTCCGTGTCGAGGTCGAGATTCCTGAATCGGCCTCTGATCTGAACGGAGTCTTGGCCCAATTCTCCCGCCTGCGGGCTGATGAACTCGCCTTTGCAGAGATCATTAATCTGAAGATTTCTTCCGCTGCCGATATCGAGGGATTAAAGACGATCCGTGCCCAGTCGAAAGTGCCGCTGTCGGTGAGTGTCGGTGACCAGAAACAATTTGCTTTTGATGCGCTGGCCCATGTGGATAAGGTGAATTTCCAAGCTTCAAAAAATTGGTCTCAGGATGAATTCAGAAAACTGATCTCGCAAGCCCATGCCAGTAATAAAGTCCTCCAGATCGAAATCGGGGACGGGCAAATAACTCAGGCGGAGGAATTCCTGCAAATTGCTCAAAAGGAAGTTTTTCACCTGGTCTCAGTAGCGGTTAATGGGGTAAGGGATTTTGCCCCCATTCCTGCCCACCGGATCATGGCAGCATGGTTACAGGAAAAAGGTTATCCATACCCGATTCAATTAATCTTTGACGGGGACACCTCGGAGAATCCTTTGCTTGATACCTCCACGGTATTTGGAAGCCTGCTTTGTGACGGTTTTGGTGATTCAGTGCGTTTCGGGGGTTCCCTCGATGCACTGGAGAGGACTCGGATTTCTTATAATATCCTCCAGGCCGCCGGTTGCCGGTCGGTGAAAACCGATTATGTGGCTTGTCCGTCTTGCGGACGTACACTGTTTAACCTCCAGACAACCACCGCCCGCATTAAATCAGCGACCAGCCACCTCAAGGGTGTCAAAATCGCGGTGATGGGGTGTATCGTTAATGGCCCTGGTGAAATGGCTGATGCGGATTTCGGTTATGTCGGCGGGGCTCCCGGGAAAATCAATCTCTACGTGGGTAAAACCGCCGTGAAATTTAATATCCCCGAGGATGAATCTGTCCAACTCCTGATAGACCTTATTAAGGAACATCAGAAATGGGTCGAGGCCCCCGTCAAAAAACAAGTCGCTGAAGAAGTCGCCGGGTAA